A single window of Salvia splendens isolate huo1 chromosome 6, SspV2, whole genome shotgun sequence DNA harbors:
- the LOC121809089 gene encoding zinc finger MYM-type protein 1-like, producing the protein MGVAVRYVDKNGCLNERLLSIVHVSDTVATTLEKALDSLLSTHGLSVSSLRGQGYDGASNIRGEFNGLKSLILKRNLSAYYVHCFAHQLQLTIVVVAKKHTSIGDVLRESQRAKVVEGIASDEINTGRGLNQEKSLTRPGDTRWSSHYGTLINLMHLFSSINDVLEYVGENGYEDAHRAEALDVQEILNHFEFIFVLHLMRKLLGITHDLSQVLQKKDQDIVNAMNLVKVAKTRLQVMREKGWEVLLTEVTKFCRTNVIDVLDMEDECVVRERGRRKIEKIKNLHHYRVELFCSVIYIQAQELNHRFNEVNTNLLLCMTCFDPRDSFSAFDSEKLLRPAKYYLSEFSEVTLYELESQLDNFIFDVRTDERFSKVSGIAGLARNMVSTRKHENFPLVYLLIKLSLLLPVATASVERAFSAMKLVKTSLQNRMGGQLLNDCLVPYIEKDVFVNVTNEAIMQRFQKMKSRRGVL; encoded by the exons ATGGGTGTTGCGGTACGATATGTGGATAAGAATGGATGTCTCAATGAACGTCTTCTTAGTATTGTGCATGTCAGTGATACGGTTGCAACCACACTTGAGAAGGCACTTGATTCTTTGTTATCGACTCATGGTTTAAGTGTATCAAGTTTGAGAGGTCAAGGATATGATGGTGCAAGCAACATAAGAGGAGAATTCAATGGGTTGAAAAGTTTGATTCTCAAGAGAAATCTTAGTGCTTATTATGTGCATTGTTTTGCACATCAGCTTCAACTCACAATTGTTGTTGTTGCTAAAAAACATACAAGTATTgg AGATGTGCTACGAGAGAGTCAAAGAGCGAAGGTTGTTGAAGGGATTGCAAGTGATGAAATTAATACCGGAAGAGGATTAAATCAAGAGAAGTCATTGACACGACCCGGAGATACTCGTTGGAGTTCGCATTATGGTACTCTCATCAACTTGATGCATTTATTTTCTTCTATTAATGATGTTCTTGAGTATGTTGGGGAGAATGGTTATGAGGATGCACATAGGGCTGAAGCTTTGGATGTGCAAGAAATTCTAAATCATTTTGAGTTTATCTTTGTGTTGCATCTTATGAGGAAACTCTTGGGAATTACACATGATCTCTCTCAAGTTCTACAAAAGAAGGATCAAGACATTGTTAATGCTATGAATCTTGTCAAAGTAGCAAAAACACGTTTACAAGTAATGAGGGAAAAAGGTTGGGAGGTTTTGCTTACTGAAGTTACAAAGTTTTGTAGAACAAATGTGATTGATGTGCTTGATATGGAAGATGAGTGTGTAGTTAGAGAAAGAGGAAGGCgtaaaattgagaaaataaaaaatctccaCCATTATCGAGTTGAGTTGTTTTGTTCAGTCATTTATATACAAGCTCAAGAGTTGAATCACCGGTTTAATGAAGTCAACACAAATTTACTTCTGTGTATGACATGTTTTGATCCTAGAGACTCATTTTCTGCATTTGATTCAGAGAAGCTGCTTCGCCCTGCCAAGTATTATTTATCTGAATTTTCTGAAGTTACTTTGTATGAGCTTGAAAGTCAGCTTGATAACTTTATTTTTGATGTGCGCACAGATGAAAGGTTTTCAAAAGTATCGGGAATTGCAGGTCTTGCTCGGAATATGGTTTCTACAAGGAAACATGAGAATTTTCCGTTGGTTTATTTGTTAATTAAACTGTCATTGCTCTTACCCGTTGCCACTGCTTCAGTAGAAAGAGCTTTTTCAGCAATGAAGCTCGTTAAGACTTCTCTACAGAATCGTATGGGAGGGCAGCTATTGAATGATTGCTTAGTTCCTTATATTGAGAAGGATGTGTTTGTTAATGTAACTAATGAAGCTATTATGCAGCGGTTTCAGAAGATGAAAAGTAGAAGAGGAGTGTTATAA
- the LOC121807355 gene encoding nicotianamine synthase-like, translated as MVCQSDPLVLKVLQLYDSISKLEDLSPSAEVDALFTELVHLCIPPHPIDPTKLCPEIQEMRGKLISLCGRAEGLMEKHFTTLLASFDRPLDHLSLFPYHSNYLKLSRHEFGLLSKHCPNPARVAFVGSGPLPLTSIVLAADHLKSAVFHNFDIDASANAMAAKLVGPHPEISGRMEFHTADIADVPGEVLRGYDVVFLAALVGMDAEEKAHVVEHLAENMAAGAILMLRSAHGARAFLYPVVDPCHLRGFELLSLYHPTDDVINSVVVARRCLRPHPAPLGRHVLCPKCSELQPFNPLTLIEEEHHC; from the coding sequence ATGGTTTGCCAAAGCGACCCTCTTGTTCTCAAAGTCCTGCAGCTATACGATAGCATCTCGAAACTGGAGGACCTGAGCCCTTCCGCAGAGGTGGACGCCCTCTTCACAGAGCTCGTCCACCTCTGCATTCCCCCGCACCCCATTGACCCCACTAAGCTCTGCCCTGAGATCCAGGAGATGCGGGGGAAGCTCATCTCCCTCTGTGGCCGCGCAGAGGGCCTCATGGAGAAGCACTTCACCACCCTCCTCGCCTCCTTCGACCGCCCCCTCGACCACCTCTCCCTCTTCCCTTACCACTCCAACTACCTCAAGCTCAGCCGCCACGAATTCGGCCTCCTCTCAAAGCATTGTCCGAATCCAGCCCGCGTAGCATTCGTGGGGTCCGGGCCCCTCCCCCTGACCTCCATCGTCCTGGCGGCCGACCACCTCAAGTCCGCCGTGTTCCACAACTTCGACATCGACGCATCCGCCAACGCCATGGCGGCGAAGCTGGTGGGCCCGCACCCCGAGATATCGGGGCGGATGGAGTTCCACACGGCGGACATCGCGGACGTGCCCGGGGAGGTGCTCCGGGGGTACGACGTGGTGTTCCTGGCGGCGCTGGTGGGGATGGATGCGGAGGAGAAGGCGCACGTGGTGGAGCATCTGGCGGAGAACATGGCGGCGGGGGCGATCCTGATGCTGCGGAGCGCGCACGGGGCGAGGGCCTTCCTCTACCCCGTGGTCGACCCGTGCCATCTGCGGGGTTTTGAGCTGCTGTCGCTCTATCACCCCACGGATGACGTCATCAACTCGGTCGTGGTGGCCAGGAGGTGCCTGAGGCCGCACCCGGCCCCCCTTGGCCGCCACGTGCTCTGCCCTAAGTGCTCCGAGCTTCAGCCTTTCAATCCTCTCACTCTCATTGAGGAAGAGCATCACTGCTGA